TTTCGCGCGCCTGACGAACCATCGGATAGCCGGTATAGTTATGGGTTAGCACAAATAGCGCGCCGCTCTCGTCGGCCACTTTCTTGAGCTTCTTTGCGTCAGCGAGTGTCGAAGTCAATGGCTTGTCGCAGATCACATGAATGCCACGGCGCAAAAATTCCTTGGCCGCATCGTAATGCACATGATTTGGCGTCACGATGGCCACAGCCTCAATACCATTCTTGAGGCGCGCTTCGCGAATTGCCATTTCCTTATAGCTCGAATAGGTGCGATCCTCCGCAAGGCCAAGCTCGCGACCCGAGGCTTGCGCTTTTTCAGGCGACGAAGACAACGCCCCCGCCACCAACTCAAAGCGATTGTCGAGCCGCGAGGCCATACGATGAACACCACCGATGAATGCCCCCGCACCACCGCCAACCATGCCTAGCCGAATGCGCGGGTTTGCGGTTTCTTTGGTTTTTGCTTCAATGGTCATTGTGTCCGTTTTCCCTCAGAGCCCCAGCATGCGCCGATTGGCTGCATCATCGGTTCCGCCAGCTGCAAAATCATCGAATGCTTTGTCAGTCACGCGAATGATATGGTGCTTAACAAACTCAGCACCCTCACGCGCACCGTCTTCAGGATGTTTGAGTGCACATTCCCACTCAACCACAGCCCAACCATCAAAATCATTGGCAGCCATTTTCGAGAACACAGCGCCAAAATCGACCTGTCCATCGCCCAGCGAGCGGAAACGTCCGGCACGATTGACCCAGCCCTGATAGCCACCATAGACGCCCTGACGTCCGGTTGGATTGAACTCGGCATCTTTGACGTGGAACATCTTGATCCGGTCTTTATAGATGTCGATATTGTCGAGGTAATCCAGACATTGCAGCACATAATGCGACGGATCATAGAGCATATTGGCGCGCGGATGGTTTTTGACCCGCTCCAGAAACATTTCGAACGTCACGCCATCATGCAGGTCTTCGCCCGGATGGATTTCATAGCAAATATCGACGCCATGCTCGTCGGCATGGTCAAGGATCGGCGTCCAGCGGCGAGCGAGTTCATCGAATGCCGCTTCAACCAGACCGGCAGGGCGCTGGGGCCATGGATAGATGAACGGCCATGCCAAAGCGCCTGAGAAGGTCGCATGCGCGCCAATTCCCAAATTGCGAGATGCCTTGATGGCCATCTTCACCTGCTCAACCGCCCATGCCTGACGCGCTTTGGGATTGCCGCGCACTTCCGGCACTGCAAATCCGTCAAAAGCTTCGTTATAGGCCGGATGCACGGCAACAAGCTGGCCTTGCAGATGCGTCGAAAGCTCTGTCACTTCAACGCCATTTTCGCGCGCGACACCGGCAAACTCATCGCAATAATCTTTGGATTCCGAGGCCTTCTTCAGATCGATCAGCTGGCTCGCCCATGTCGGCACCTGAACACCGGCATAACCTTTTTCTGCGGCCCATTTGGTGATGCCGTCCCATGTATTAAACGGCGCTTCATCGCCCGCAAACTGCCCGAGAAATATCCCCGGCCCTTTGATCGTCTTCATCAAAAGTCCTCCAACTGAAAATTCGACCCGATATCGGGAATAAGGGCTTAGAGCGTTTTCAATTTTCTTTGAATCCGAGGAAACGCGCTAAGTATTTGTTTTTGAACCATCTTGTCCGAAAACCGCTTCACACTTTTCGGGATGCGCTATAAATCAAGCGACAGACTGCGCGTCCGCCAAAGCGGACGCGCATATGAATATTAGAACGGAGAATCCGGGAAGTAGAACTGCTCGGCGTTATCCTTGGTCACCAACGTGGCGTCGAGGATATAGTTGCCGCTCACTGGAATCTGGTCGTAGAAGTGACCGGCAGCAAGCTGCATAGCAGTTGAAACCATCGCAGGTGGATAAAGAACATCGACAGGCATCAGCTTGTCGCCATCCATGACCTTCTTGATCATATCCTTGGAACCAGCACCGCCGATAACATACTGGATATCTTCACGGTTAGCCTGCTTGATTGCTTCAAGCACTCCAACGGCCATGTCATCATCCTGACACCAGACAACATCGATCTTCGGATATTTCGTCAGGAAGTCCTGCATCACACGGAAGGCATCGTCGCGGTTCCAGTTGCCATACTGGCGATCAAGAATCTTGACATTCGAGCCTTCGATACCCTTGTCAAAGCCGTCCTGACGCTGCTGATCGATAGGGATCGGCAGACCGCGAATGACGACGACCTGTGCGTCTGGCGTGGTCTTCTTGATGTATTCACCAGCAACCTGACCAAGCGCCGGGTTGTTACCCGCCACATAAAGATCACGGATGGAGTTGTCGTTATTGCTCGGTGCGCGATCGACCAATGCCACAAACGTACCCTTGTCTTTGATCTCCTTGATAGCATTTACCAGTGGATCAGGATCGGATGGCAGAACGACCAGACCGTCCAGACCCTGAACGGCAAGATCCTGCAATGCGTTTGCCTGACTGGCCGCATCCGGCGACGTCTTGACGATCACGTTGAGGCCCGGATGCTCCTGCATCAGAAGCTTGGCCACACGTTCGGCATGATAGACCACACCAGCAGTCCAGCCATGGTCGGCTGCTGGAATAGATACGCCGATCGTGACCTTCTTGTCCTGCGCGCTTGCAATGCCCGTAAAGGCTAGCGCACCGGCGGCCAATGTTGCAAACGCAACACCTAAAAGTTTTCCTCGCATTATTTCCTCCCAAATGTTCAGGGGGCTTTATCCCTCTGTGACCGGACCGCCCCTTCAATCCCGTCAAACTCGTTGTCCAAGGCGCGATAAAGTTACCTATCACGCCTTGGGTTTTTATCGTCGCGACAGCGACCGTTGCACCAGCATGGCGATAATGATGATCGCCCCTTGAATGGCCCCGATCAGATATTCGCTGATGAAGTTGGAAAGCAGCATGATATTGCCGACAATTTCCAGAATGAATGCTCCGCAGATAGTGCCCCAGACACGCCCCACGCCACCCCGCAATGCGGTCCCACCAACAACGACGGCAGTAATCGCCTGCAGTTCCCACAACATGCCGGTTGTTGCAGATGTCGACCCTAGTCGCGGTACATAGAGAAGCACTGCAACAGCCACACAAAGCCCCTGCACGATATATGCAATCGTGCGGACCCGCTTTACGGAGATGCCCGAGTAACGTGCCACATCTTCGCTCGATCCGACTGCAATCACATGGCGACCATAGCGTGTGCGATAGAGTACGAAAGCCGCTATTGCTGCCGTCACAAAGATCGCAATAACCGGGATCGGAACACCAAAAACGGAACCGAAGTAGACGGGTCTGTAGAGCGCCTGAATATCAGGATTGCGCAAAGTGATAGCACCACCCTGCGACAACCATGTCGTCAGGCCACGGTAGATGCCCATCGTGCCAAGCGTGGCGATGAACGGTTCTATGCCGCCGAGTGTTGTGATCAATCCATTTGTCAGGCCACAAAGCGCTCCCACGACCACGGCCAGAAGCACGGCTGCGATCAGCATCATGACCGGATCGGCAATAACACCGCTGTTCATGAACATGATCATGATGCTGCCGACAAAAGCCGCCATGGCGCCAACCGACAAATCCAACCCGCCCGATGAGATTACATAGGTGGCACCAAGCGCGATAATGGCAATGAACGCGCTACGCGTCGCAACATTCAACAGATTGTCGATGCTGATGAAATTCGGATTGGCAATTGTACCCAGAACAAGCAGCAAAAGCAGCGCAATAAAAGGCGCAACAGCCCTCAGATCCCAATCTTTGGACGTTTTCGGCACTCTGCTTTTATCGGTCACTACGTCTGTCATTTACTCCCCTTTTTTGTTTAAGCCGCTTCTTCGGTGCTGACGCCGGTCGCTAAGACAACGATGTCATTTTCGGTCATGCGTTCGCCTGTCACCTCGCCTGCAACCCGGCCCTCGCGCATGACGACGATACGGTCGCATACGCCAATGAGTTCCGGCATTTCAGACGATACGACGATGATCGATTTGCCCTCGTCGGCTAAATTGGCAATGAACTGATAGATTTGTTCTTTGGTGCCCACGTCGATGCCTCGGGTCGGCTCGTCAATGATGACGATAGACGGGTTGAGCATCATCATCTTTGCCAACAGAAGCTTCTGCTGATTGCCACCAGAAAGTTGTCCGGCAAGAATATCCTTGCGGCCAGTGCGGATATCGAACTCTTTGATTGCATCGTCGAGGGCCGCGCGCTCTTTGCGCCGATCGATCTGTAGGCCCCGGACGAATTTGCTGATCGACGCGAGTGTCAAATTGATGCCAAGATCCTTGGTAAGCAGCAGACCCTTGCCCTTCCGATCTTCACTCAGATACGCGATACCAGCGGAAAGACTTTCGTGGGCATTGTGGAAATTGACAGGCTTTCCATTATGACGGACCTGGCCTTTGCCGGGACGCAATCCAACAATGCCTTCCATCAATTCCGTTCGACCAGCACCGACCAACCCAGCAAAGCCCAGAATTTCACCCTTGCCCAAGGTAAAACTTGCAGTTTTGACATAGCCCGCAACACTGAAATCATCGATCTCGAGCACTGGCTCCTGTCCGTGACGTGCTGCGCGATCAGGGTAAAGCTTAGCAACATCGCGCCCAACCATCAGCCGGGCCATGTCGTTTGGCTGAAGCTCCGATGCCATATGAGCTGCCACGAGCGTCCCATCGCGCAAGACCGTCACGCGGTCCGAGATTTCTTTCACTTCAGGCAACCGATGCGAAATATAGAGAACCGCGACGCCTTTGGCGCGAATGTCACAAATGACTTTCAGAAGCGCCTCCGTTTCGACTGGAGTAAGCGATGCCGTTGGCTCATCAAAGATCACCACACGATGCGGTACGAGCAAAACACGAGCGATCTGCACAAGCTGGCGCTGTGCGATGGAGAGGCTACCAACGATGGCATCGGGATTAATATCCGCACCAAGATCACGAATAGCTTTGCGTGCGCCTTCGCGCATGGATTTGTCATCAACCACAAGGCCGTTGGAAAGTTCGCGTCCCAGATAAATATTCTGGGCAACAGTCAGGTCGGGTGCCAGCAGGATTTCCTGATGCACCAAAACAATGCCCTGCGCTTCCGCTTCCACCGGGCCAGAAAACGAGATCGGTTTGCCATCGATGCGAATTTCACCGCTGGTTGGGCGCTCATTACCGGCAAGCAGCTTCATCAGCGTCGATTTACCAGCACCGTTTTCGCCGATAATTGCGTGAACTTCGCCGCCATAAATGCTGAGATTTATACTTTTCAGAACCTGAACAGGTCCGAACGATTTCGACAGCGAAACCGCCTCCAGAAGCGGCGCACCAAGCTCGTTTCGGCTCGCTTTCATACGCGCGCACCAGCGCAAGCACTAAAGCTTGAGCGCCTGTCGAGACTTCTGATTGTCTGAATTGCCAATTGCATGTGAACTCCTCCCAAAGCTTCACTGTGTAACCTTAACGTCGGCTTTGAGGTACGTAAAGCAAAATTCTGCACAACATAAAAATCATTGGCAATTAATAGCTATTCGATTCACGTAGAATGCAAGGCGACAGTTGGAGGCACTCAACCAAAGGGGTATACTCAAATCATAATTTGGACTGATATTCAGCGTACCGCTCGTCACTCAAAAATGAAAAGACAAAGCGCAAAGCGTAATGTTGAAAGGCCGTAAATTCGATGTATAACGCCCCTTGCCGCGTTACAAGACCAATAGAGCGCATTTGATCTGACGCGAATCTTATCCAGAAACGGACGCACACTTTTCAGGGTGCGCTCTGAAACGAGTGGCTGATTACGCCTCGGCGATCACCAAATAATACAATCTTAAATTAGCACATACAGCAAGACACGCGCTTTTTTATATACTATGAAGCAGTACGTCCAAGGCGTGTTGAATTGCGGATACAGACACATGAACTCCCATTTAGCGCAGTCAAAATGGCGCATGCTAGACATGCTGCCAGCCGTAGTCCTTTTCGTGATCGGCCTCACAGCACTCATCTATGCGATGCTTTCCCCACGTGGCGAGAACGGTCAGTTTGCCGTCCTCATGCAGCCATGGGCGAATGTCTCACAAGTGGCAACGCTGCTTAGCAATGCCGATGCACAGATCCTTTCCTTCAATGAGCGAATGAACGTTGTGGTTGTATATTCCGCACGTCCTGACGCAATCGACGCACTTTACGGTGCAGGCGCGTGGCTCGTCTTTGAACCCGCCCAGCTGTCCAGCTGTTTTGACCTTGCTGTTACCGGGGCCTAATCCATGATCATTGAGCTTGATGATATTCGCAGACGCTTTGCGCGCTTTCTGGTGATTCTTTTTTGGCTGCATGTTCCGCTGTTCGCGGTCATCGCTTATGGAACCGGCGCTTCCATCCTCGGCGGGGCGCTTGCAGGAGCTTTCCTTGCCGCAAGCTATAATCTGATGTGGTGGCGCGCCGATATCGCGCCCGCAACCCGCTTTTTGTCTGCCGTAGCCCTCGTGGCTGAGCCTGCAATCCTGCTCTATCTGCTTCGCGGGCACATCTGGCAGATGGACATGCATATGTATTTCTTTGCCATGCTCGCACTTACCATTGGCTGGTGCGACCGCAGAGCAACCATCATTGCAGCCGTCGCAGTTGCGTTGCACCATCTGACACTCGACTATCTGCTGCCATCCCTCGTCTTTCCAACGGGCAGCGATATTCGCCGAGTAATGATTCATGCTGTGATTGTAGCCTTTCAGGCAGCCGTTCTTGTCTGGTTCAGCGATATGCTTGTCGCTTGCGTCAACAGCATCAGCAAAATGCGCGACGAGATCATGGTCAAGAATGCTGAAATCGAGAAGCGTTCTGCCCAGGTTGAACAGGCTTACAAGGCCAAGGGCATGTTCCTGGCAAATATGAGCCATGAAATCCGCACGCCGCTCAATGCCATTTTGGGCTTCTGCCATCTAATGCTCCGCACCGACATGACAGAGCGTCAGCGCGATTACCTTTCCAAGATCAACGGTGCCAGTGGTTCGCTGCTGCGCCTGATCAATGACATTTTGGATTTCTCCAAGAACGATGCTGGCAAACTCACGCTGGAAAACCGTCCGTTCGAGTTGCGCGCCCTCTTTGATCGCAAATTGCAGATTACAAGTGCCGACGCTCGCGCCAGGAATGTGGCAATGAGCTTGCATATCGATCAGGGCGTACCGGAACGCCTTGTCGGCGATGAAATGCGTCTTGGGCAAGTGCTCCTCAACCTGATGAGCAATGCTATCAAGTTCAGCGAGAATGGCTCCGTTACTCTTCGCGTAAGCGGAAAACCAGCAGATAGTGGCGACTACAGCCTGCAGATTGCCGTTGCGGATACCGGCATTGGCATGACGCCTGATCAGCAATCCAAGCTGTTCAGCTCCTTCTCGCAAGCCGATAGCTCCACCACGCGCCGCTTTGGCGGCACCGGACTAGGACTGGTCATCAGCAAGCAGATTGCCGAGCAAATGGGCGGTGACATCACCGTACTCAGCACCCCCGGCAAGGGCAGCGTCTTCACCGTCACGACCACTCTGAGTAATGTGGATCGCGCGCATTCGATTGTCGAAAAGCCACAGGCACATATCCAGAAGCTTCGGATACTTGTAGCAGACGACAATCCGGCTTCCCGCGAAATTCTACAGGGCATATTCGCGGACTGGTCGATTCAGGTCGATCTGGTCGCATCAGGCACCGAGGTTATTGGCGCACTGGAAACCGCATTCCAGCACGGCCAGTCCTATGATCTGTTGCTACTCGACTGGAAAATGCCCGGTATGGATGGCATGGAAACAGTGGGGAGCCTGTATGCCAATGCAAAGCTCGCCAAACTGCCCGAAATCGTTCTGATAACTGCCTATGGCAGCGACGAATTCAAGGAAAAAGCTTCGCGCGCCGGTATCGCGGCCTATCTGCCAAAGCCAATCGAAGCTCAGCAGATATTGCAAACGCTGAATATGCTTTTCCCGCTATCAAAAGATGCCAAGGAAGCTGTACGGGATTCAGAATTAATCGCAGAGCCACTGCGTGGCGCGCATGTTCTGCTCGTTGAAGATAATGCGATTAATCGTGAAATCGCTTATCAGCTCCTTTGTGATGCAGGCCTTGATGTTGATACCGCCGAAAACGGGCGCATTGCCTGCGAAAGCGTTGCGCGAGCTGGATCGCTCTATTCAGCCGTGCTGATGGACGTTCAAATGCCCGAAATGGATGGTCTGGAAGCCACGCGTCATATTCGTCGCGACTGGAGCCCGGACGCCCTGCCAATCATCGCTCTGACCGCACATGCTTATGAAGAAGAGCGCCGCAGATGTGCCGAAGCTGGTATGAACGATCATGTGGCCAAGCCAATCGATCCAAGCGTACTTATCGGAACACTTGAGCGCTGGATGAAGCCACGCAGGGTGGATCTTACCGTCGCCCAACCGCAGGAAAGCCTGATCGAGGTCACTCAGACCGATCTTCCTGAACGCCTTCCGCCATTCGACCTCACACGAGCGCTCGTGCGGGTGAACGGAAAGCAGGCTCTTCTGCGTCGTCTGATCATAAGTTTCCACGACGATTTTGCGAATGTCATCGAATCTCTGATGGATCAAATAGCCAAGGGGGACCTGACCGGGGCACGACGCCTTGCCCATACACTCAAAGGTGTTGCAGCATCTCTGGAATTACCAGAAATTGCGCGTATTTCTGCTGAGGTGGAACTGGCAATAGCCAATGAACAGCTGGTCGGAATGGAGCCAACGCTTTCGGCGCTCAACTCCGCCATGAAACCCGCCTTGAAGGCTGCTGCCAGCCTGAAGGAAAAGGTGACCGCGCCGCAACAGCAGACAAATACGAGTGCTCAGACCGCAGATATTGTATCCGCAGTGACGATGCTGCGCGAGCACCTTGCGCGCCGGAGCATGCGCGCGCGCAGCAGTTTCGATGCGTTGCTCCAAATGCTCGGCTCAGACGCCGAGCAAGGCAACAAAGAGGAAGCTTTACGCACGGCGAAAGCTGCGCTTGACAAGCTCGATTATGAGCAGGCCCTGCGTAGTTTGGACGAAGCCTTTTCCGAAGAACTTCCTCCTGCGAACTAAAGCATTTCCAGCAAAAGTTCGAAACGGTTTTCGGACAAGATGCGCGTTAAAATAAAAAGTTAGAGCGTCGATCTGATTGAATCGGATCGACGTTCTAGAATTCGCCCCAGATCATAAAAACCAAGCGGCGATCTAAACACTACCGGAGTAAATTAAATGCCTGATCGTGCAACCGTCCTGATCGTCGATGACGAAGTTTCAAATATCGAGATCATGAACGCGGTGCTGGAAGACCATTATGAAATCTGCTTTGCCACGTCTGGTGAACAGGCGCTGGAAGTTGCGCGCTCAGTTTTACCCGATCTGATTTTGCTGGATGTCATGATGCCGGGTGTCGATGGTTATGAAGTCTGCATGCGACTGAAGAATGATCGTCTGCTGGCTGACGTGCCGGTTATCTTCACGACAGGTCTTGATGATCAGGAAGCAGAGGTTCGCGGCCTTTCGCTGGGTGCCATCGATTATGTAACAAAGCCGATCAATCCGGTCGTGTTGCGCGCACGCGTGTCCAATCATATCGAGCTCAAGCGTCTGCGCGATCAGCTGGCCCAGATGGCGGTTACCGATGCTTTGACGGGTCTTAGCAACCGCCGTCAGCTGGAAGTCATTCTCGCGGGAGAAATCTCGCGTCTTGCGCCTGCGGGCGCATGGCTTTCCGTCATCATGCTCGACATCGATTTCTTCAAGCTCTTCAACGACACCTATGGTCACCCTGAAGGCGATCGATGCATTGCCATGGTTGCAGCCGCTCTGAACCGTGCTGTGCATAAGGTTTCGGGTATGACGGCGCGCTATGGCGGCGAAGAATTTGCCTGTGTTCTGCCCGGTGCGGACCCCGAAACCGCTTTGGCCACAGCACATGAAATCCAGTTTCAAATCCAGTCGCTGAACATTCCCCATACCGGCTCGGAAGTCAGCACGAACGTAACCGTCAGCATGGGGATTGCATCTGCGCGCACCCATCCCGATATGGGCGGATCACTTTGGCTGCAGCACGCCGACCATCAGCTTTACACGAGCAAAAAGAGCGGTCGCAACCAGATTGCAAAGACCGAGTTTTCAACGGCCTGAAACTGATACCAACATCCGATGCGTGCAACTTATTGGATGTCGGTTAAGCCTTTGTAGAGAATGAATATTTGCAAGGCATGATGCGTCTCTATCTTAGCGCATTGGTATGAACACATCACGTCAAATCGAGATGCGCCTTTAGCGGCATGTCATCATGGATAGACACAGTCTGCCGTTCAATCATGCGATGGACCAGAGGGGGTGTTGATCCCTTGTGCAGAGCAAGCAGCCTTTCTGACACTTCCGCGTCAGATTGCGTACGCCGCTGATTGTGGCGCACATATTCCACCCATGTCGGAACGTGATAACTTTCCGTCCATGTTTCCGGATTTTCCAGATCGCGCAGCAAGGCCCATTGTCGTGCGCCGTCGCGAATGCGAATGCGTCGCCGCAGCGCCATTGCCCCAAGAAATGCCTGCACATCATCCTGAGCGATTTTATAATCGACCATGATCATGATCGGGCCACTGCGCGACCGTAGG
The genomic region above belongs to Ochrobactrum quorumnocens and contains:
- a CDS encoding sugar phosphate isomerase/epimerase family protein: MKTIKGPGIFLGQFAGDEAPFNTWDGITKWAAEKGYAGVQVPTWASQLIDLKKASESKDYCDEFAGVARENGVEVTELSTHLQGQLVAVHPAYNEAFDGFAVPEVRGNPKARQAWAVEQVKMAIKASRNLGIGAHATFSGALAWPFIYPWPQRPAGLVEAAFDELARRWTPILDHADEHGVDICYEIHPGEDLHDGVTFEMFLERVKNHPRANMLYDPSHYVLQCLDYLDNIDIYKDRIKMFHVKDAEFNPTGRQGVYGGYQGWVNRAGRFRSLGDGQVDFGAVFSKMAANDFDGWAVVEWECALKHPEDGAREGAEFVKHHIIRVTDKAFDDFAAGGTDDAANRRMLGL
- a CDS encoding substrate-binding domain-containing protein; amino-acid sequence: MRGKLLGVAFATLAAGALAFTGIASAQDKKVTIGVSIPAADHGWTAGVVYHAERVAKLLMQEHPGLNVIVKTSPDAASQANALQDLAVQGLDGLVVLPSDPDPLVNAIKEIKDKGTFVALVDRAPSNNDNSIRDLYVAGNNPALGQVAGEYIKKTTPDAQVVVIRGLPIPIDQQRQDGFDKGIEGSNVKILDRQYGNWNRDDAFRVMQDFLTKYPKIDVVWCQDDDMAVGVLEAIKQANREDIQYVIGGAGSKDMIKKVMDGDKLMPVDVLYPPAMVSTAMQLAAGHFYDQIPVSGNYILDATLVTKDNAEQFYFPDSPF
- a CDS encoding ABC transporter permease, giving the protein MTDVVTDKSRVPKTSKDWDLRAVAPFIALLLLLVLGTIANPNFISIDNLLNVATRSAFIAIIALGATYVISSGGLDLSVGAMAAFVGSIMIMFMNSGVIADPVMMLIAAVLLAVVVGALCGLTNGLITTLGGIEPFIATLGTMGIYRGLTTWLSQGGAITLRNPDIQALYRPVYFGSVFGVPIPVIAIFVTAAIAAFVLYRTRYGRHVIAVGSSEDVARYSGISVKRVRTIAYIVQGLCVAVAVLLYVPRLGSTSATTGMLWELQAITAVVVGGTALRGGVGRVWGTICGAFILEIVGNIMLLSNFISEYLIGAIQGAIIIIAMLVQRSLSRR
- a CDS encoding sugar ABC transporter ATP-binding protein, which codes for MKASRNELGAPLLEAVSLSKSFGPVQVLKSINLSIYGGEVHAIIGENGAGKSTLMKLLAGNERPTSGEIRIDGKPISFSGPVEAEAQGIVLVHQEILLAPDLTVAQNIYLGRELSNGLVVDDKSMREGARKAIRDLGADINPDAIVGSLSIAQRQLVQIARVLLVPHRVVIFDEPTASLTPVETEALLKVICDIRAKGVAVLYISHRLPEVKEISDRVTVLRDGTLVAAHMASELQPNDMARLMVGRDVAKLYPDRAARHGQEPVLEIDDFSVAGYVKTASFTLGKGEILGFAGLVGAGRTELMEGIVGLRPGKGQVRHNGKPVNFHNAHESLSAGIAYLSEDRKGKGLLLTKDLGINLTLASISKFVRGLQIDRRKERAALDDAIKEFDIRTGRKDILAGQLSGGNQQKLLLAKMMMLNPSIVIIDEPTRGIDVGTKEQIYQFIANLADEGKSIIVVSSEMPELIGVCDRIVVMREGRVAGEVTGERMTENDIVVLATGVSTEEAA
- a CDS encoding response regulator yields the protein MIIELDDIRRRFARFLVILFWLHVPLFAVIAYGTGASILGGALAGAFLAASYNLMWWRADIAPATRFLSAVALVAEPAILLYLLRGHIWQMDMHMYFFAMLALTIGWCDRRATIIAAVAVALHHLTLDYLLPSLVFPTGSDIRRVMIHAVIVAFQAAVLVWFSDMLVACVNSISKMRDEIMVKNAEIEKRSAQVEQAYKAKGMFLANMSHEIRTPLNAILGFCHLMLRTDMTERQRDYLSKINGASGSLLRLINDILDFSKNDAGKLTLENRPFELRALFDRKLQITSADARARNVAMSLHIDQGVPERLVGDEMRLGQVLLNLMSNAIKFSENGSVTLRVSGKPADSGDYSLQIAVADTGIGMTPDQQSKLFSSFSQADSSTTRRFGGTGLGLVISKQIAEQMGGDITVLSTPGKGSVFTVTTTLSNVDRAHSIVEKPQAHIQKLRILVADDNPASREILQGIFADWSIQVDLVASGTEVIGALETAFQHGQSYDLLLLDWKMPGMDGMETVGSLYANAKLAKLPEIVLITAYGSDEFKEKASRAGIAAYLPKPIEAQQILQTLNMLFPLSKDAKEAVRDSELIAEPLRGAHVLLVEDNAINREIAYQLLCDAGLDVDTAENGRIACESVARAGSLYSAVLMDVQMPEMDGLEATRHIRRDWSPDALPIIALTAHAYEEERRRCAEAGMNDHVAKPIDPSVLIGTLERWMKPRRVDLTVAQPQESLIEVTQTDLPERLPPFDLTRALVRVNGKQALLRRLIISFHDDFANVIESLMDQIAKGDLTGARRLAHTLKGVAASLELPEIARISAEVELAIANEQLVGMEPTLSALNSAMKPALKAAASLKEKVTAPQQQTNTSAQTADIVSAVTMLREHLARRSMRARSSFDALLQMLGSDAEQGNKEEALRTAKAALDKLDYEQALRSLDEAFSEELPPAN
- a CDS encoding diguanylate cyclase, with translation MPDRATVLIVDDEVSNIEIMNAVLEDHYEICFATSGEQALEVARSVLPDLILLDVMMPGVDGYEVCMRLKNDRLLADVPVIFTTGLDDQEAEVRGLSLGAIDYVTKPINPVVLRARVSNHIELKRLRDQLAQMAVTDALTGLSNRRQLEVILAGEISRLAPAGAWLSVIMLDIDFFKLFNDTYGHPEGDRCIAMVAAALNRAVHKVSGMTARYGGEEFACVLPGADPETALATAHEIQFQIQSLNIPHTGSEVSTNVTVSMGIASARTHPDMGGSLWLQHADHQLYTSKKSGRNQIAKTEFSTA